A region of the Kribbella sp. NBC_01245 genome:
TGTCCGCGTCCTGCCGGGTCAATACGGCCGACATGGCCACGTCGAGGATGGCGTACAGCTCCTGGGCCTTCGGCGGCTCGAGCTTGTTGGTGACGTTCGCGTTGCCGTCGACGTACGGCGTGAAGTGCTCAACCGGGATGGTCGCGTACTTCTTCCGCAGGGTGGCGATCTCCTCGCCCGGCGCGGTCTTGCCGTACAGGTCCGGGATCGGCAGGCCGACCGGACGGCCCTGCGCCTTGGACCGCTCGTAGTTGAACTGGCCCTTACCCGGCGTCAGCTCATGGAACTCCAGCCAGAGCAGGCCCGCCCGGATCTTCTCCGGCGTGGCCTTCGCGTTGAACATGTAGCCGTCGCCACCACTGAGCGAGGACTTGCCGTCGGACTCGGGCAACGCGGTCACGCCGTAGTCCTCGAACTTGCCCTGGAAGTCGTTGTTCACGGACTGTACGACGTCCGGCGCGCCGATCATCATGCCCAGCTTGCCGCCACCCATCATCCGCATCAGGTCCTCCCACTGCAGGAGCTGCTTGGCGCCCATGCTGTTGTCGGTCCAGCGCATCTGCTTGAGGTTCTCCAGTACGGCCTTGCCCTCGGGGCTGTTGAACGCCGCCGCCTTGCCGTCCTCGCTGACCATCTCGCCGCCACGGCCGTACAGCGATGCGGCGAAGTGCCAGCCGCCGGTGTTGCCCGCGCTGTACTCACCGAAACCGACGTACCCGCTGCCGAGGCCGGCGATCTTCTTCGCGGCTGCGTGCACCTCGGCCCACGTCTTCGGCGGGCTGTCCGGGTCGAGCCCCGCCTGGGTGAAGAGCTTGCGGTTGTAGACCAGGCCGGTGGAGTAGTTGCTGCGCGGCAGGCCGTACGTCTTGTCGCCGTCCTTGAAGACGCTGATCACGTCCGGCCGGATGTCCTTGAGCGCCTTGACCTGGCCGACGTACTCGCTGATATCGGCGGCCTGCTTGTTCGCCACGATCTTCTGTACGTCGGTGTAGTAGACGTAGAAGACGTCCTCCACCGTGCCGCCGGCCAGCTTCGCCTGGAATGTGTCCGGGTTGATGCAAGGGAAGGCGTCCTTGCTCTCGATCGTGATGTTCGGGTGCAACTTCTTGAACTCCGCGACGTCGGCGTCCCAGGCCTCGCGCTCCTTGGCGTTCGACTTCGGCGGCTGGCAGCCGACGGTGATCGTCACCGGCGCGTTCGGGTCCGCGGGGCCCTGCGCCTCGTCCTTCTTCCCGTCCGACCCACAGGCGGCGGCCGTCAGGCCGAGTCCCGCCACAAGCAACAGGCCCACTGTCCTGCGGTAGCCCGATCTCCTCATCGATCTGCCCTTCTTCATGTCCCGCCATTGGGCGATTGCCCGCCCCTGATGTGCAGCACACCGTAGGCAACTTGACCGGAAGAGCGCAATACTTCGATCTCAAGATGCAAAAACGTGACTAGAGGCAGGAAGTGTTCGGGCAAACGAAAGGGGTGGAGCAGGCTCGCGCCTACTCCACCCCTTAGTGATCGGGTGATTACTCGCTGCGTGGATTCATCCTTGCCGTGGACGCGCGGACGACGAGCTCGGGCTCGAAGAGCAGTTCGTCGGCCGGTACGACGGCCTTCTCGATCCGGGCAACGAGCAGATCCACGGCGGCCCGGCCCATCGCGTCGATCGGCTGGCGGACCGTG
Encoded here:
- a CDS encoding ABC transporter substrate-binding protein, producing MRRSGYRRTVGLLLVAGLGLTAAACGSDGKKDEAQGPADPNAPVTITVGCQPPKSNAKEREAWDADVAEFKKLHPNITIESKDAFPCINPDTFQAKLAGGTVEDVFYVYYTDVQKIVANKQAADISEYVGQVKALKDIRPDVISVFKDGDKTYGLPRSNYSTGLVYNRKLFTQAGLDPDSPPKTWAEVHAAAKKIAGLGSGYVGFGEYSAGNTGGWHFAASLYGRGGEMVSEDGKAAAFNSPEGKAVLENLKQMRWTDNSMGAKQLLQWEDLMRMMGGGKLGMMIGAPDVVQSVNNDFQGKFEDYGVTALPESDGKSSLSGGDGYMFNAKATPEKIRAGLLWLEFHELTPGKGQFNYERSKAQGRPVGLPIPDLYGKTAPGEEIATLRKKYATIPVEHFTPYVDGNANVTNKLEPPKAQELYAILDVAMSAVLTRQDADIDKLLADAESKANKVLDKLS